Proteins encoded together in one Peribacillus asahii window:
- the pyrR gene encoding bifunctional pyr operon transcriptional regulator/uracil phosphoribosyltransferase PyrR, producing MEVASLNEKAIVLDEQAIRRALTRIAHQIIEKNKGIENCVLIGIRTRGIYLANRLAERIQQIEGKAIQIGEIDITMYRDDLSKKTNDGEPLVKGSNIDMNITDKTVVLVDDVLFTGRTVRAALDALVDIGRPSQIQLAVLVDRGHRELPIRADFVGKNVPTSQSEKISVTLTEIDDIDQVSILEK from the coding sequence ATGGAGGTGGCTAGTTTGAATGAAAAGGCAATCGTCCTTGACGAACAAGCTATACGCAGAGCGCTAACGAGAATTGCTCACCAAATTATTGAGAAAAACAAAGGGATTGAAAACTGTGTGTTAATAGGCATTCGCACACGTGGAATTTATTTGGCTAACCGCCTTGCTGAACGAATTCAGCAGATTGAAGGCAAAGCCATCCAAATTGGCGAAATTGATATTACCATGTATCGAGATGATTTGTCGAAGAAGACAAATGATGGTGAGCCATTAGTAAAAGGTTCAAATATCGATATGAATATTACAGATAAAACCGTTGTTTTAGTAGATGATGTATTATTTACGGGTCGCACAGTGCGAGCGGCATTAGATGCTCTAGTTGATATTGGCAGACCTTCACAAATTCAACTCGCAGTTCTTGTTGATCGCGGTCATCGCGAATTGCCGATTCGCGCCGATTTTGTTGGGAAAAACGTACCGACATCTCAATCAGAGAAAATTTCTGTTACGTTAACAGAAATTGATGATATTGATCAAGTAAGTATACTAGAAAAATAA
- a CDS encoding solute carrier family 23 protein yields the protein MKETKRDVLLDVEDVPKAGQWITLSLQHLFAMFGATVLVPVLVGLSPAVALISSGLGTLAYLLITRGQIPAYLGSSFAFITPILAAKALGGPEAAMIGCFVAGLLYGVVALIIQKVGIRWLMNLLPPVVVGPVIMVIGLSLAGTAVKMAMYEDSSAEVLVYSTTHIMIALITLITIICCNVFFKGFLSIIPILVGIIVGYACSVYAGIVDFTGIKEAEWIAAPDLLIPFVTYTPVFSWSVIAIMIPVVIVTLSEHIGHQMVLSKVVGRNFLEKPGLHRSILGDGAGIMIGSFIGGPPLTSYGENIGVLTMTRAFSVYIIGGAAVTALLFGFVGKVSAVISSIPGAVMGGVSILLFGIIASSGLRMLIDHKVDFDQKRNLMIASVVLVLGIGGAFINLPGNVQLSGMALSAIVGVVLNLVLPGREKNNGDMFEQ from the coding sequence ATGAAAGAAACAAAAAGAGATGTCTTGTTAGATGTCGAGGATGTCCCGAAAGCAGGACAATGGATTACATTAAGTTTACAACATTTATTCGCGATGTTTGGAGCAACGGTTTTAGTGCCTGTCCTAGTAGGTCTTAGTCCAGCAGTCGCTTTAATATCAAGCGGTCTTGGAACATTAGCGTACTTATTAATTACAAGGGGACAAATCCCTGCTTATCTCGGATCTTCATTTGCTTTTATTACACCAATTCTTGCAGCGAAAGCATTAGGTGGACCAGAGGCAGCGATGATTGGCTGCTTTGTGGCCGGCCTATTGTATGGAGTTGTTGCTTTAATTATACAAAAAGTGGGTATTAGATGGTTAATGAACTTATTACCGCCGGTTGTTGTAGGACCCGTTATTATGGTCATCGGTTTAAGTTTAGCAGGTACAGCCGTAAAAATGGCGATGTACGAAGATTCAAGTGCCGAAGTACTTGTTTACAGTACAACTCATATTATGATTGCCCTTATTACTCTAATCACAATCATTTGTTGTAACGTATTTTTTAAAGGTTTTCTTAGCATCATTCCGATTTTGGTAGGGATTATTGTTGGATATGCTTGCTCTGTATATGCAGGAATCGTTGATTTTACTGGAATTAAAGAAGCGGAATGGATTGCAGCACCCGATCTTTTAATTCCATTTGTAACATACACACCGGTTTTCTCTTGGTCTGTAATTGCCATTATGATTCCAGTTGTCATCGTTACTTTATCCGAGCATATCGGACATCAAATGGTATTAAGTAAAGTAGTCGGTAGAAACTTCCTTGAAAAGCCAGGCTTACATCGTTCCATTTTAGGGGATGGTGCAGGGATTATGATCGGATCATTTATCGGAGGGCCTCCGCTTACATCTTACGGTGAAAACATCGGTGTGCTAACGATGACACGAGCATTTAGTGTGTATATCATCGGTGGTGCAGCTGTGACTGCTTTATTATTCGGCTTTGTTGGTAAAGTGTCAGCGGTTATTAGTTCAATTCCAGGAGCTGTTATGGGCGGAGTTTCAATCCTGTTATTTGGAATTATCGCTTCAAGTGGATTAAGAATGCTGATTGATCATAAAGTAGATTTTGACCAAAAACGTAACCTAATGATTGCTTCTGTCGTACTTGTTTTAGGAATCGGGGGCGCCTTCATTAACTTACCAGGTAATGTTCAATTATCGGGTATGGCTTTATCGGCTATTGTTGGAGTAGTCCTTAACCTTGTATTACCAGGTCGTGAAAAAAATAATGGTGACATGTTTGAACAATAA
- a CDS encoding aspartate carbamoyltransferase catalytic subunit: MKRLLTMNELTISEMEHILAEAEQFANGAVWRPQQQTMVANLFFEPSTRTKSSFEMAERKLGLEVIPFDAGASSVLKGETLYDTARTLESIGVQALVIRHEQDHYFEQLLGKQLNIPIVNAGDGCGHHPTQSLLDLLTIKQEFNTFKGLNIAIIGDITHSRVARSNAIALTRLGAKVVFSGPPEWFDENSGLGEYEAIDQAIATSDVVMLLRIQHERHDSNAEITDYLTQYGLTKEREQMMKPHAIIMHPAPINRGVEIDSELVECSRSRIFKQMQNGVFVRMAVLKNVLEQFEGGTLHENSHQKWSITQ, from the coding sequence ATGAAAAGATTATTAACAATGAACGAGTTAACGATTTCTGAAATGGAGCATATTCTTGCAGAAGCCGAGCAGTTTGCCAACGGCGCAGTATGGAGACCACAGCAGCAAACGATGGTAGCTAATTTATTCTTTGAACCGAGCACACGTACAAAGTCAAGCTTTGAAATGGCTGAACGCAAACTAGGTTTAGAAGTGATTCCGTTTGATGCAGGTGCTTCAAGCGTGCTGAAAGGAGAAACACTCTATGATACAGCGAGAACATTAGAGTCTATCGGTGTTCAAGCTTTGGTGATTCGACATGAGCAAGATCATTATTTCGAGCAATTACTTGGGAAGCAGTTAAATATTCCAATTGTTAATGCAGGGGATGGCTGCGGACATCATCCAACTCAATCTTTGCTCGATTTATTAACCATTAAACAGGAATTTAATACATTCAAAGGATTGAACATTGCGATAATTGGTGATATAACGCATAGTCGAGTGGCACGATCTAATGCGATTGCGCTTACGCGTCTCGGAGCGAAGGTTGTTTTCTCAGGCCCACCAGAATGGTTTGATGAAAACAGCGGTCTTGGGGAGTATGAAGCGATTGATCAAGCGATTGCGACAAGCGATGTAGTGATGTTGCTTAGAATTCAACACGAAAGACATGATTCCAACGCAGAAATCACTGATTACTTAACGCAATATGGATTGACAAAAGAGCGCGAGCAAATGATGAAGCCGCACGCGATTATTATGCATCCAGCACCAATCAACCGAGGTGTAGAAATTGATAGTGAATTAGTAGAATGCAGCCGCTCAAGAATTTTTAAGCAAATGCAGAATGGTGTATTTGTAAGAATGGCCGTATTGAAAAATGTACTTGAACAATTTGAAGGGGGAACTTTACATGAAAACAGTCATCAAAAATGGAGTATTACTCAATAA
- a CDS encoding dihydroorotase — protein sequence MKTVIKNGVLLNNNEFKQVDIEIEGKRITKIGENLSTEGSEVIDAKGLLVAPGFVDLHVHLREPGGEHKETIATGTLAAARGGFTTIAAMPNTKPVPDSVETLEALNTKIEETGHVRVLPYTAITVNQAGEKLTDFASLKLSGAFAFTDDGVGVQEAGMMLEAMKQAAALDMAVVAHCEDNSLINGGSVHEGKFSAQQGINGIPSVCEAVHIARDVLLAEAAGCHYHVCHISTKESVRTVRDAKRAGIRVTAEVTPHHLLLCEDDIPGLDTNYKMNPPLRGADDQAALIEGLLDGTIDFIATDHAPHTAEEKAQGMQKAPFGIVGLETAFPLLYTHLVKKGVLTLQQLVDFLTVKPAENFALPYGQLKEGALADIVLLDLETEQEINAEEFASKGKNTPFNGMKCFGWPVLTIAEGKTAWQKGSGQ from the coding sequence ATGAAAACAGTCATCAAAAATGGAGTATTACTCAATAATAATGAATTCAAGCAAGTCGATATAGAAATAGAAGGTAAACGCATTACAAAAATCGGAGAAAACTTGTCAACGGAAGGTTCGGAGGTTATTGATGCAAAAGGCTTGTTAGTTGCTCCAGGATTTGTTGATCTGCATGTTCATTTACGTGAGCCGGGTGGCGAGCATAAAGAAACAATTGCTACAGGAACGTTAGCCGCAGCAAGAGGAGGCTTTACAACAATAGCCGCTATGCCGAATACGAAGCCAGTTCCGGATTCTGTTGAAACACTAGAAGCATTAAATACAAAGATTGAAGAAACAGGACATGTGCGCGTACTACCGTATACGGCTATCACCGTTAATCAAGCAGGAGAAAAGCTTACAGATTTCGCAAGCTTAAAACTAAGCGGAGCATTTGCTTTCACAGATGATGGTGTAGGTGTACAAGAAGCAGGCATGATGCTTGAAGCGATGAAGCAGGCAGCCGCGCTTGATATGGCAGTTGTTGCACACTGTGAAGATAATAGTTTAATTAATGGCGGCTCTGTTCATGAAGGAAAGTTCTCCGCACAACAAGGCATTAACGGCATTCCGTCTGTATGCGAAGCTGTACATATCGCTCGCGACGTGTTGCTTGCTGAAGCAGCCGGATGTCATTACCATGTTTGTCACATTAGTACGAAAGAATCTGTACGTACAGTACGCGATGCGAAACGTGCAGGCATTCGTGTGACAGCTGAAGTAACACCGCATCACTTATTATTATGTGAGGATGACATTCCAGGGCTAGATACAAATTATAAAATGAATCCTCCGTTAAGAGGCGCTGACGATCAAGCAGCACTGATTGAAGGATTATTAGATGGAACAATCGATTTTATTGCAACGGATCATGCACCGCATACAGCAGAAGAAAAAGCACAAGGTATGCAAAAAGCACCGTTTGGAATCGTTGGTTTAGAAACAGCATTCCCGCTCCTTTATACACATCTTGTGAAAAAAGGCGTACTTACATTACAACAGCTTGTAGATTTCTTAACAGTAAAACCAGCTGAGAACTTTGCACTTCCATACGGGCAATTAAAAGAAGGCGCACTAGCGGATATTGTGTTACTCGATTTAGAAACAGAGCAAGAAATTAACGCAGAGGAATTTGCATCAAAAGGAAAAAATACACCATTTAACGGCATGAAATGTTTTGGATGGCCGGTATTAACAATAGCTGAAGGTAAGACAGCATGGCAAAAAGGAAGTGGACAGTGA
- a CDS encoding carbamoyl phosphate synthase small subunit, with product MKRQLILEDGTVFIGEAFGSDIDKIGEVVFNTGMTGYQEILTDPSYCGQIVTLTYPLIGNYGINRDDFESVSPAVAGFVVKEAAEFPSNWRNQLSLDEFLKNKSIPGISGIDTRKLTRIIRQHGTLKGAICSIEKNAEEIISQLKATVLPADQVKRVSTKSAYFSPGRGPRVVLVDYGMKHGILRELNNRNCDVVVVPYNVTAEEVLSFHPDGIMLSNGPGDPKTVTQTLEMIQTVQKEVPLFGICLGHQLFALANGADTEKLKFGHRGSNHPVKDLRTGKVSLTSQNHGYTVDTESVAKTELEITHVALNDGTVEGLRHKQYPAFTVQYHPEASPGPEDANYLFDEFMQMIEASKKVGI from the coding sequence ATGAAAAGACAACTTATTTTAGAAGATGGTACAGTGTTTATTGGTGAAGCATTTGGAAGTGATATTGATAAAATTGGAGAAGTTGTATTTAATACAGGGATGACAGGATATCAAGAAATTTTAACGGATCCTTCTTATTGTGGACAAATTGTCACATTAACATATCCGCTAATCGGAAATTATGGAATCAATCGTGATGACTTTGAATCAGTTTCTCCAGCAGTTGCAGGTTTTGTCGTGAAAGAAGCAGCTGAATTTCCATCTAACTGGCGTAACCAATTATCATTAGATGAGTTTTTGAAAAATAAAAGTATTCCGGGAATCAGCGGAATCGATACGCGAAAACTAACAAGAATTATCCGTCAGCACGGTACGTTAAAAGGAGCGATTTGCAGCATTGAAAAAAATGCAGAAGAAATTATTTCGCAACTAAAAGCAACGGTACTACCTGCTGATCAAGTAAAACGTGTGTCAACAAAATCAGCTTATTTTAGCCCAGGTCGCGGACCGCGTGTTGTGCTTGTTGATTACGGCATGAAGCACGGAATTTTACGTGAATTAAATAACAGAAATTGCGATGTGGTTGTTGTACCTTATAATGTAACAGCTGAAGAAGTGTTAAGCTTCCATCCGGATGGCATTATGCTTTCTAATGGACCTGGAGATCCAAAAACGGTAACACAAACGCTTGAGATGATTCAAACAGTTCAAAAGGAAGTGCCACTATTCGGAATTTGTTTAGGCCATCAATTGTTTGCTCTTGCGAATGGTGCAGATACAGAGAAATTAAAATTCGGTCATCGTGGATCGAATCACCCAGTTAAAGACTTACGCACAGGGAAAGTAAGCTTAACATCTCAAAATCATGGTTACACAGTAGATACAGAATCTGTTGCGAAGACAGAGTTAGAAATTACACATGTTGCGTTAAATGATGGAACGGTTGAAGGGCTTCGTCATAAACAGTATCCTGCGTTTACCGTACAGTACCATCCAGAAGCATCACCAGGACCAGAAGATGCAAACTACTTATTCGATGAATTTATGCAGATGATTGAAGCATCTAAGAAAGTGGGGATTTAA
- the carB gene encoding carbamoyl-phosphate synthase large subunit has translation MPKRNDIKSILVIGSGPIIIGQAAEFDYAGTQACIALKEEGYRVILINSNPATIMTDSEIADAVYIEPITLEFVSKIIRKERPDALLPTLGGQTGLNMAVELANAGILEECNVQILGTKLDAIEQAEDRDLFRTLMNDLGEPVPDSDIIHSLEEAYAFVERIGYPVIVRPAFTLGGTGGGICENEEQLIEIVEGGLKSSPVHQCLLEKSIAGFKEIEYEVMRDANDNAIVVCNMENFDPVGVHTGDSIVAAPSQTLSDREYQMLRNTSLKIIRALKIEGGCNVQLALDPNSYQYYVIEVNPRVSRSSALASKATGYPIAKLAAKIAVGLTLDEMMNPVTGKTYASFEPALDYVVTKIPRWPFDKFESANRTLGTQMKATGEVMAIGRTFEESILKAVRSLEAGLYHLGLNVEELEDGLIEKRIRIAGDERLFYIGEALRRGVTIETIHEWSQIDLFFLHKLNKIINFEQQVKEDPFNPDVLRKAKEFGFSDKTIAQLADVTELHVYETRKQLGIVPVYKMVDTCAAEFESETPYFYGTYEDENESIVTDKKSVVVLGSGPIRIGQGVEFDYATVHSVWAIKEAGYEAIIINNNPETVSTDFSISDKLYFEPLTIEDVMHVIDLEQPEGVVVQFGGQTAINLADQLVERGVKILGTSLEDIDRAENRDKFEHALHELNIPQPKGKTATSVEEAVVIAKEIGYPVLVRPSYVLGGRAMEIVYYEEELLHYMKNAVKINPEHPVLIDRYLTGKEIEVDAISDGKTVVIPGIMEHIERAGVHSGDSIAVYPTQSLTAQQKETIVDYTIRLAKGLNIIGLLNIQYVISQGEVYVIEVNPRSSRTVPFLSKITNVPMANLATKVILGHSLESFGYENGLVAEKAGVYVKVPVFSFAKLRRVDITLGPEMKSTGEVMGKDRTLEKALYKGLVASGIKIQGHGSVLLTVSNKDKEEALQLARRFHNIGFKLIATSGTAASITEAGIPVTTVGKIGEEGKNLLDVIRNGEAQFVINTLTKGKQPERDGFKIRRESVENGVPCLTSLDTAEAILRVIESMTFSAEAMEKSEKSREVSFS, from the coding sequence ATGCCGAAACGTAATGATATTAAAAGCATTTTAGTGATTGGATCTGGCCCGATTATCATTGGCCAGGCAGCGGAATTTGATTATGCAGGTACACAAGCGTGTATCGCTTTAAAAGAAGAAGGATACCGTGTTATTCTTATTAACTCGAACCCGGCAACGATTATGACAGACAGTGAAATTGCAGATGCTGTGTATATTGAACCGATTACACTTGAGTTTGTAAGCAAAATTATTCGTAAAGAACGTCCAGATGCTCTTCTTCCAACACTTGGCGGTCAAACAGGACTGAACATGGCGGTTGAACTAGCAAACGCAGGAATTTTAGAAGAATGCAACGTGCAAATTCTCGGCACAAAGCTTGATGCGATTGAGCAAGCAGAGGATCGTGACTTATTCCGTACATTAATGAATGATTTAGGTGAACCTGTACCAGATAGTGACATCATTCACTCTTTAGAAGAAGCGTACGCGTTTGTTGAACGCATTGGATACCCAGTTATTGTTCGCCCAGCTTTTACGCTAGGTGGAACTGGCGGCGGAATTTGTGAAAACGAAGAACAGTTAATTGAAATCGTAGAGGGCGGTTTGAAAAGCAGTCCTGTACACCAATGCTTACTTGAAAAAAGTATCGCAGGTTTTAAAGAAATTGAATATGAAGTAATGCGTGATGCAAACGATAACGCAATTGTTGTGTGTAACATGGAAAACTTCGACCCAGTTGGTGTTCATACAGGGGATTCCATTGTCGCTGCACCGAGTCAAACGTTAAGTGACCGTGAGTATCAAATGCTTCGAAATACTTCTTTGAAAATTATTCGTGCTTTGAAAATTGAAGGTGGATGTAATGTTCAGTTAGCGCTTGATCCAAATAGCTATCAATATTATGTCATCGAAGTAAACCCGCGAGTAAGTCGCTCATCTGCACTTGCTTCAAAAGCAACAGGGTATCCAATTGCAAAATTGGCAGCCAAAATCGCAGTCGGCTTAACACTTGATGAAATGATGAATCCAGTTACCGGTAAAACGTATGCAAGTTTTGAACCGGCGCTTGACTATGTCGTGACAAAAATTCCACGCTGGCCATTTGATAAGTTTGAAAGTGCAAACCGTACGCTTGGTACGCAAATGAAGGCAACGGGAGAAGTTATGGCGATTGGCCGTACATTTGAAGAATCGATTTTAAAAGCGGTTCGTTCACTTGAAGCAGGTCTATATCACTTAGGATTAAACGTAGAAGAGCTAGAAGACGGCTTAATCGAAAAGCGAATTCGTATTGCAGGTGATGAGCGTCTATTCTATATCGGTGAAGCACTTCGCCGTGGAGTAACGATTGAAACGATTCATGAGTGGAGTCAAATTGATTTATTCTTCCTTCATAAGCTGAACAAAATTATCAACTTCGAACAACAAGTGAAAGAAGATCCATTTAATCCAGACGTATTAAGAAAAGCAAAAGAGTTTGGTTTTTCTGATAAAACGATTGCTCAATTAGCAGATGTGACAGAGTTACATGTATATGAAACAAGAAAACAATTAGGCATTGTTCCTGTCTATAAAATGGTTGATACATGTGCAGCGGAATTCGAATCAGAAACGCCTTACTTCTATGGCACATATGAAGATGAAAATGAATCGATTGTCACAGACAAGAAAAGCGTTGTTGTTCTAGGATCAGGTCCGATCCGTATTGGTCAAGGTGTCGAGTTTGACTATGCTACGGTTCATTCCGTATGGGCAATTAAAGAAGCAGGTTATGAAGCGATTATCATTAATAACAATCCAGAGACCGTATCAACGGACTTCAGTATTTCAGATAAACTGTACTTTGAACCGCTAACAATTGAAGACGTAATGCATGTCATTGACCTTGAGCAACCAGAAGGCGTTGTCGTTCAATTCGGTGGCCAAACAGCGATTAACTTGGCAGATCAATTAGTGGAACGAGGCGTGAAAATTCTCGGTACATCATTAGAAGATATCGATCGAGCGGAAAACCGTGATAAGTTTGAACATGCTCTGCACGAACTTAATATTCCACAACCAAAAGGAAAAACAGCAACATCTGTAGAAGAGGCCGTTGTGATTGCAAAAGAAATTGGCTATCCAGTATTAGTTCGTCCTTCTTACGTATTAGGTGGTCGTGCGATGGAAATCGTTTACTACGAGGAAGAACTTTTACATTATATGAAAAATGCAGTAAAAATTAATCCAGAACATCCAGTTCTTATTGACCGTTATTTAACAGGAAAAGAGATTGAAGTAGATGCGATTAGCGATGGTAAAACGGTCGTAATTCCAGGGATTATGGAGCATATTGAACGTGCGGGTGTTCACTCTGGGGATTCCATTGCTGTCTACCCAACACAAAGCTTAACAGCTCAGCAAAAAGAAACGATTGTTGATTATACAATACGTTTAGCCAAAGGCTTAAACATCATTGGTTTACTAAATATTCAATATGTTATTAGCCAAGGTGAAGTGTACGTGATCGAAGTAAATCCACGTTCTAGCCGTACGGTACCATTCTTAAGTAAGATTACGAATGTCCCAATGGCAAACTTAGCGACAAAAGTTATTTTAGGACACTCATTAGAAAGCTTTGGCTATGAAAATGGCTTGGTAGCAGAAAAAGCGGGTGTATATGTAAAAGTTCCAGTCTTCTCTTTCGCGAAATTAAGAAGAGTAGATATTACGCTCGGACCAGAAATGAAGTCAACGGGTGAAGTAATGGGGAAAGATCGTACACTTGAAAAAGCATTATACAAAGGCCTTGTTGCTTCTGGTATAAAAATTCAAGGTCACGGCTCCGTACTTTTAACCGTTTCTAATAAAGATAAAGAAGAAGCTCTGCAATTAGCGCGACGCTTCCACAATATTGGCTTCAAATTAATTGCAACAAGCGGAACAGCAGCATCTATTACAGAAGCAGGTATTCCGGTTACAACGGTTGGTAAAATTGGTGAAGAAGGTAAAAATTTACTCGATGTAATTCGTAATGGGGAAGCTCAATTTGTGATCAACACGTTAACAAAAGGAAAACAACCAGAACGAGATGGCTTTAAAATTCGCCGTGAATCTGTTGAAAATGGTGTACCTTGCTTAACGTCACTTGATACGGCAGAAGCAATACTACGAGTAATTGAATCGATGACATTCTCTGCAGAAGCGATGGAGAAATCAGAAAAAAGTCGTGAGGTGAGCTTTTCATGA
- a CDS encoding dihydroorotate dehydrogenase electron transfer subunit: protein MIVKEMMKVLSHKELAPAIFELTLQGQLVEEMKQPGQFVHVKTSDGLDPLLRRPISICSFNQHEQSFTMIYRAGGKGTKLLSKKTEAETVDVLGPLGNGFPVDAVESGETALLVGGGIGVPPLYQLSQMLVAKGVQVIHVLGFETKSAVFYEREFAALGETYIATVDGSHGTKGFVTDVMKDLADSYKAIYSCGPTPMLKALETGYSDKPLYLSLEERMGCGVGACFACVCHSGEGSSYKKICSDGPVFRAGEVIL from the coding sequence ATGATCGTAAAGGAAATGATGAAGGTCTTGTCACATAAAGAATTGGCGCCAGCCATCTTTGAGTTGACTTTACAAGGACAATTAGTCGAAGAAATGAAACAACCTGGTCAATTTGTCCATGTAAAAACGAGCGATGGTCTGGATCCGTTATTAAGACGCCCGATCTCCATCTGTTCCTTTAATCAACATGAACAGTCCTTTACGATGATTTATCGTGCAGGAGGGAAGGGTACGAAGCTGCTTTCTAAAAAAACAGAAGCTGAAACAGTGGATGTACTTGGACCATTAGGAAATGGCTTCCCAGTTGATGCAGTAGAAAGCGGTGAGACAGCGCTGTTAGTAGGCGGAGGAATTGGTGTTCCTCCTCTCTACCAGCTTTCGCAAATGCTTGTAGCTAAAGGTGTTCAAGTGATTCATGTGCTTGGCTTTGAAACAAAATCAGCCGTGTTTTATGAGCGTGAGTTTGCCGCTTTAGGGGAAACCTATATTGCTACAGTCGATGGATCACATGGTACAAAAGGGTTTGTAACGGATGTGATGAAAGATTTAGCTGATTCCTATAAAGCGATTTACTCTTGCGGTCCAACACCGATGTTAAAAGCGTTAGAAACGGGATATTCGGACAAGCCTCTCTATCTGTCATTAGAAGAAAGAATGGGCTGCGGAGTCGGTGCTTGCTTTGCTTGTGTTTGTCACAGTGGGGAAGGATCTTCTTATAAAAAAATATGTAGTGACGGACCGGTTTTCCGTGCTGGAGAGGTGATACTGTGA
- a CDS encoding dihydroorotate dehydrogenase: protein MSIELPGLSLKNPIMPASGCFGFGREYSQFYDLSKLGAIMIKATTPEPRFGNPTPRVAETDAGMLNAIGLQNPGLKKVISEELTWLSNHDVPIIANIAGSQIEDYVEVAREISQASNVHALELNISCPNVKEGGITFGTDPEVAKKVTKAVKDVSNVPVYVKLSPNVTNIVEMAKAVEAGGADGLTMINTLVGMRLHLKTGKPIIANRTGGLSGPAIKPVALRMIYEVSQQTSLPIIGMGGITNAEDVIEFFYAGASAVAVGTANFVDPFVCPTIIDELPALLDELGFDHISQCTGRSWK, encoded by the coding sequence CTGTCAATTGAATTACCAGGTCTTTCATTAAAAAATCCAATTATGCCAGCATCAGGCTGCTTTGGTTTTGGCCGTGAATACAGCCAATTTTACGATTTAAGTAAGCTTGGTGCAATCATGATTAAGGCGACAACACCTGAGCCAAGATTCGGTAATCCAACGCCGCGGGTTGCGGAAACAGATGCTGGAATGTTGAATGCAATCGGTTTACAAAATCCTGGTCTGAAAAAAGTCATTTCAGAGGAATTAACATGGCTAAGTAACCATGATGTGCCGATTATTGCGAATATTGCTGGTTCACAGATAGAAGATTATGTGGAAGTAGCGCGTGAAATTAGTCAAGCATCTAATGTACATGCACTTGAATTAAATATTTCCTGCCCGAACGTAAAAGAAGGCGGGATTACCTTCGGAACGGATCCAGAAGTAGCAAAAAAAGTAACAAAAGCGGTGAAAGACGTTTCAAATGTTCCGGTGTACGTGAAGCTATCTCCAAATGTAACGAATATCGTTGAAATGGCGAAAGCAGTCGAGGCGGGCGGTGCTGATGGTTTAACGATGATTAATACATTAGTCGGCATGCGTCTGCACTTAAAAACAGGTAAACCGATTATTGCGAATAGAACAGGCGGCTTATCAGGCCCAGCTATTAAACCAGTTGCTCTTCGCATGATCTATGAAGTAAGTCAGCAAACCTCTCTACCGATTATTGGTATGGGCGGCATTACGAATGCTGAAGATGTGATTGAGTTTTTCTATGCGGGAGCAAGTGCAGTGGCAGTTGGTACAGCAAACTTTGTTGATCCATTTGTTTGTCCAACGATTATCGATGAGCTTCCAGCGCTCCTTGATGAGCTTGGCTTTGATCATATTTCACAATGTACGGGAAGGAGCTGGAAATAA
- the pyrF gene encoding orotidine-5'-phosphate decarboxylase, whose amino-acid sequence MNNSLIIALDFPNLEETKKFLQPFGSEKLFVKVGMELFYQNGPAMVSYLKEQGHDVFLDLKLHDIPNTVKMAMKGLASLGADLVNVHAAGGQKMMEAALEGLDAGTTGGQKRPLCIAVTQLTSTTEEQMNKEQNILGSLEDAVLHYASLTNAAGLDGVVCSTHEVKRIHEAIGSQFLTVTPGIRNATGATHDQARVATPALARELGSDFIVVGRAITKADNPLQSYLSMKNAWEGISC is encoded by the coding sequence ATGAATAACTCGCTGATTATTGCGCTTGACTTTCCTAATCTAGAAGAAACGAAAAAGTTCTTACAGCCTTTCGGTTCCGAAAAATTGTTCGTGAAAGTCGGTATGGAGCTTTTTTATCAAAATGGTCCAGCGATGGTTTCATATTTAAAAGAGCAAGGACATGATGTGTTTCTTGACTTGAAGCTTCATGATATTCCGAATACAGTGAAAATGGCGATGAAAGGTCTTGCTAGCTTAGGAGCGGACTTGGTCAATGTTCATGCCGCTGGCGGTCAAAAAATGATGGAAGCAGCACTAGAAGGTTTAGATGCTGGGACTACAGGTGGTCAAAAACGACCGCTATGTATTGCGGTTACGCAATTAACAAGTACAACAGAAGAGCAAATGAATAAAGAACAGAATATCCTTGGTTCACTTGAGGATGCTGTCCTGCATTATGCGTCTCTTACAAATGCAGCAGGACTGGATGGTGTGGTTTGTTCCACTCATGAAGTGAAACGAATCCATGAAGCGATTGGTTCACAATTTTTAACGGTAACGCCTGGTATTCGTAATGCAACAGGAGCTACGCACGATCAAGCGCGCGTTGCGACACCAGCACTAGCAAGAGAGCTCGGTTCAGATTTCATTGTTGTGGGTCGAGCGATTACGAAAGCTGATAACCCGTTACAATCCTATTTATCGATGAAGAATGCTTGGGAGGGAATTTCATGTTAA